A window of the Diabrotica undecimpunctata isolate CICGRU chromosome 1, icDiaUnde3, whole genome shotgun sequence genome harbors these coding sequences:
- the LOC140442118 gene encoding mitochondrial import inner membrane translocase subunit Tim21, whose product MLPVKLVQPMLARNYKTIYKVQPLVYYLSSKRHQSTKQKEKSLTSSTRGDLDTNVKPLGEKVKETTKTVSYLGIIAFGLVVTGSLFYAVFNELFSSKSPNNIYSKAVKKCLADHRVEDKLGLPITAYGEQTRRGRRQHVSHVVYTGRDGRKHLRMKFHLKGSFHSGTVQLDMAENDAGNYEYRYIYLEVDDLLNNVIVIEDNRHNLASMEKSKSFEELSL is encoded by the exons ATGCTGCCGGTAAAACTCGTCCAACCTATGCTAGCCAGAAACTATAAGACCATTTATAAAGTACAACCTTTAGTATATTATTTATCATCAAAACGCCATCAGTCCACCAAGCAAAAAGAGAAAAGCTTGACTTCATCTACTAGAGGAGATCTAGATACTAATGTTAAACCTTTGGGAGAAAAAGTAAAAGAAACTACAAAAACTGTGTCATATTTAGGAATAATAGCTTTTGGGTTGGTGGTAACGGGTAGTTTATTTTATGCTGTCTTCAATGAATTATTTTCAAG TAAAAGTCCCAACAATATTTATTCTAAAGCTGTAAAAAAGTGTCTAGCTGATCATAGAGTAGAAGATAAACTAGGATTGCCAATAACAGCTTATGGTGAGCAGACTCGTAGGGGTAGGAGGCAGCATGTTTCACATGTGGTCTATACGGGAAGAGAtggaagaaaacatttaagaaTGAAGTTTCATCTAAAAGGATCTTTTCACTCTGGTACTGTTCAATTAGATATGGCTGAG AATGATGCTGGTAACTACGAATACAGATACATATACCTAGAAGTGGATGATTTACTTAATAATGTCATTGTTATCGAAGATAACAGACACAATCTTGCTTCAATGGAAAAGTCGAAATCATTTGAAGAACTGTCACTTtag
- the LOC140437032 gene encoding uncharacterized protein: MDRILSQTNQSRGARMVKSVLQPKSHCKNIETESPVDQKLHTEPIQCSVNIKQDIINADENLHETTSNLPVSPLELSVSNDTSIIFTMNSFPVVESSLNFLVQEDGSLQLEMNTSGLVGDKSCTSDSSKPILENINTDLNERTNTDANLATIHHDPTNASSSIVISAENDDVNDASNSSEQILENIGTDEPINSDSSMEISSENIRKRARKGKPRKGEWIQKSNKDKRMRGQNYLGREGNSFTIGPEARKLKVHCGCKKGKLGKKLKCALFDESKRQKIFAQFWDMNWDEKKMFVAQSVNIVSVKERKYKNKKKFRRQTTYEYYLKLSTAEEKYKVCKKLFLNTLAIGERCVFDWVGKYKNSLNSTRESEIEEEEASALDSSQANKEKNVQAQPKAGSNKAEDSRKCINNFLDALPKVESHYCRKSTKKLYLEPMWSSKAVLYREYITYCNAMNQKPASSFTFDDVFESKNLSLFSPRKDQCDLCTAYKLGNESEENYMIHQNNKTLARNEKNADKFSDNSKIVLTMDLQAVLLCPVLKASALYYRTKLKVHNFTIFDIKSSEGYCFLWDESEGEVNADEFCSIIFHLICTKLDLSPPVNEIIIFSDGCNYQNRNSILANTFLLASVKTGIKITQKILEKSHTQMECDAMHATIERKLQNREIYSPSNYIEICRTARIKPKPYNVEWLEYTFFKKFSSLNYVSSLRPGNKAGDPVVTDIKCIQYCPNGELKVKTSYEDEYSNIPRRIKMPLVEDLERITPLYQKKPKITAIKFRHVQEMKHVLPKEVHNFYDSLPHE; this comes from the exons ATGG ATCGTATACTATCACAAACCAATCAATCTCGAGGAGCTAGAATGGTAAAATCCGTTCTGCAACCAAAGTCTCATTGCAAGAATATCGAGACAGAATCTCCTGTGGATCAAAAGCTACATACAGAACCGATCCAATGTAGTGTAAATATCAAGCAAGATATTATCAATGCAGACGAAAACCTACACGAAACTACCTCAAATCTACCAGTTTCACCTCTAGAGCTAAGTGTATCTAATGATACGAGTATAATATTTACAATGAATAGTTTTCCTGTAGTTGAAAGTTCTCTAAATTTCTTAGTCCAAGAAGATGGTTCTTTGCAATTGGAAATGAATACCTCTGGACTTGTTGGTGACAAAAGTTGTACTTCAGATTCAAGTAAACCAATTTTGGAAAACATCAATACAGATTTAAATGAAAGAACCAACACTGATGCAAATCTTGCAACTATACATCATGATCCGACCAATGCTAGTAGTTCGATTGTAATTTCTGCAGAAAATGATGACGTGAATGATGCTTCCAATTCAAGTGAACAAATCTTGGAAAACATTGGTACAGATGAGCCTATCAATTCTGATAGTTCCATGGAAATTTCTTCAGAAAATATAAGAAAACGAGCACGAAAAGGTAAACCGAGAAAGGGAGAGTGGATCCAAAAGTCAAACAAAGATAAGAGAATGAGAGGACAAAATTACTTGGGAAGAGAAGGAAATTCGTTTACTATTGGGCCAGAAGCAAGAAAATTAAAAGTACATTGTGGTTGCAAAAAAGGTAAACTTGGAAAGAAACTCAAATGTGCTTTGTTTGATGAAtccaaaagacaaaaaatatttgcTCAGTTTTGGGATATGAATTgggatgaaaaaaaaatgtttgttgctCAATCTGTCAATATTGTTAGCGTCAaggaaagaaaatataaaaacaagaaaaaattcaGAAGACAGACTACTTATGAATACTACCTAAAACTTAGTACAGCTGAAGAAAAGTACAAAGTTTGtaagaaactttttttaaatacattggcAATTGGAGAGAGATGTGTATTTGACTGGGTAGGAAAGTACAAAAACTCTTTGAATAGTACAAGGGAGTCCGAAATTGAAGAGGAAGAAGCTTCTGCTTTGGATTCTTCACAAgccaataaagaaaaaaatgtgcaGGCTCAACCTAAAGCTGGCTCAAATAAAGCTGAGGATTCTAGAAAgtgtattaataattttttggatGCTCTTCCCAAAGTAGAGTCGCATTATTGTCGAAAATCAACAAAAAAGTTATATTTGGAACCAATGTGGTCTTCAAAGGCAGTTCTTTATCGTGAATATATAACATACTGCAATGCAATGAATCAAAAACCGGCTTCATCTTTCACTTTTGATGATGTTTTTGAGAGCAAAAATTTATCATTGTTTAGTCCTCGAAAAGATCAATGTGATCTTTGCACCGCTTACAAATTAGGAAATGAAAGTGAAGAAAATTATATGATACACCAAAATAACAAGACACTAGCAAGGAATGAAAAAAATGCAGATAAATTCTCTGACAACAGTAAAATTGTATTAACAATGGACTTACAAGCAGTACTTTTATGTCCCGTATTAAAGGCATCAGCACTCTATTACAGAACCAAGCTAAAAGTCCACAATTTTACAATATTCGATATAAAATCGTCTGAAGGATATTGTTTTTTGTGGGATGAAAGTGAAGGAGAAGTAAATGCTGACGAATTCTGTTCTATAATATTTCATTTAATCTGTACAAAACTTGATTTGTCACCACCCGTGaacgaaataataatttttagtgACGGTTGTAATTACCAGAATAGGAATTCAATTTTGGCAAATACATTCTTGCTTGCGTCTGTCAAAACAGGAataaaaattactcaaaaaattTTAGAGAAGAGCCATACACAAATGGAATGTGATGCTATGCATGCCACTATTGAGAGAAAATTGCAGAACCGAGAAATTTATTCTCCAAGTAATTACATAGAAATATGTAGAACTGCCAGAATTAAACCGAAACCATATAATGTTGAATGGCTTGAGTATacttttttcaagaaatttaGTAGTTTAAACTATGTCTCGTCTCTGAGACCGGGTAACAAAGCAGGCGATCCTGTAGTGACAGACATAAAATGTATTCAATATTGCCCAAATGGGGAGCTAAAGGTAAAGACAAGTTATGAAGATGAGTATTCTAATATTCCACGCAGAATTAAAATGCCTCTTGTAGAAGACTTGGAACGAATCACACCTTTATATCAAAAGAAACCGAAGATTACAGCTATAAAATTTAGACACGTGCAAGAAATGAAACATGTCCTTCCAAAAGAGGTGCACAATTTCTATGATTCATTACCACACGAGTAA